Part of the Vigna unguiculata cultivar IT97K-499-35 chromosome 3, ASM411807v1, whole genome shotgun sequence genome, ATCTACAAGACTTTCAATgtagataaatataattttgattgcTTTATATAGGCTTTTTACTTCTACATGTTGTTAAGCGCGAAATATATAGACTTTCTTGTTCTGCGGAGAACTcacttctataaataaaatttaatttaattaaaatttatgttcttaaacttttaaggtcatgtgaaaatttatttattttttcaataattcattttagaagaaaagtaaaatttcgacctaaaatttttgtaagaaatttcAATATTGTTCCATCGTaatgaaaaaatgtttttcattacacattatttaattaaaatttataagataaaatttatacatacttatatatttaaatttatcttatttttagttgatatgaaattaaacattaataaataattcaataataaataaaataatagatcaaacaaataacaaacttttctaaaatatattgtaacctaatgatattatattaaaaaataaatttcaaaattaactcgacattataaaattaattcataatgtggaatttatatttatatattataaaataatttacctTTAGTCGAGTAAGACTTTTGTCAAAAGATAACGTATGAGAAAAAAGTTCATGTAGAGGCTTATGTTGAAGGGCTTAGAAAGAAGTGATATTGTGttgtgttaaatttattttgcttAATTAGTTGAATGATATCCAATTTTGTCTAGAAGTTTCAatatccatttttaaaaaagttttaatttcgTTCAAACTTTTgaataagtattttaattaggtcccatttagaaaaaaattattaatgccGTTAATgacgtgtcacgtgtcagtctctgtattatttttttaaatttttttcggATTTTCTTTTGCCATGTGTCAGATCCTtggtgtgacacgtggcattatcaGTGTCATGTGACAAGTTACTGCACCACATGTTAGTGTTCTTGCTAAGTGtcgtcttgatttcaatttagtcattacatatatctatttgttttaatttagtctccacatatgtttatttgtttcaatttagttcaaaGGACCTAAcacatgacaaaaataaaaataaaaaaaatcagaaaaaaaataaaaaatgaaaaaatgaaaaaaaaactagagaGTAACATGTGATAcggtgttaatatttttttaaaaagaaacctaactgaaacatttttttaaaaaattaggacaaaattGAAACCTTTTTAAAAGACGGATATCAAACctgaaactttaaaatataagtgGTACCATTagactaattaaattaaaataatttattgagtaaCCACTTATTAAGTGactgttaaaattaaataaacatgcaCTGCCTAGTTCTACAAAGCCCAAAGACTTAGGTTTCTTAATCTATGATCTTtgttaacttgtttttttttataatttttttattttgtttttcaattttttttctcaatattctcttctttttttcacacAGTGTAATTAGGAATAAATTGTTTAGGCTTGTATGGTAACAGCCTGACAGGTTTTGATGACACCTTATATCTCTTTTTAACCACTTcctatatattaaaaagatagaCAGAcagaatattatttatttgtggtGAGAAATGTAATGAAACGAATTCATTAACATAATGCAATAAAGCTGATAATAAgatcaaaagtaaaataaggaAAAGAAATTAATGAGCATCGTATGTGCTTGGTAACAAATATAACTGTTATTATGACATTTCCCAAACATTTAGAATTCTGTCAAATCGGTAGTTAGGTTGGCAAGTActatatatctatctatctctATCTGTTTTTGTTGTCTATGAAGTACACagttttaatattgaaaatcaCATTCACACATACCAAATTTTTGATAAAAAggattatatatgattttaatttttaaattttgacacaaaaataaaatttgtttatattttaaattttaatatagtttaatttataaattttataaataaatgatataattcttttaatttaatgatattaattttttttacataatactTTAGATTGATATTTGAGgtgaatatatataaacaattcaaaaatttacttaaaatatcttttaacatataaaaacattaactcaattaaattaaaataattatatcaaatttttaaaaaaattgagatcaaattatatcaaactttaaaataaaaaatatcaattttataacagaatttaataacttataaacatatttaaaaatacactttaaaatgaaaaaaaaaactataacaaAACTTACTTTAACttcacatcatatatatatatatatatatatatatatatatatatatatatatatattatttatttatttattagatcGAGAATTCCCACTCCACTTGTACAGTGCTAACTCCATTAAATTTATTAGGTTGAGAATCCTAAaccaatataaatttatttgattaagaATTACTGCTCCATTAACACGTGGTATGACTAACACTCTACTCTTGAATAATagattaggaaaaaaaatgtgcGCAATCCAATAACTTTTAGGTTAAATCATTTCACATGTTTCCATTCTTGTAGCGAGATTTTAAGtaggtttcttatttttatttgactcaattgagtttctattttagaaaattcgtTACAATCAGTTCCTTTTCGTAAGTTGTATAGTAACAACGTTAATTATGTGTCATGTGTCagcacgtggtttttttgattttttttacgtggtttttttttttttgatttttctttgattttttttttaatttaaaaaaaaattaaaattaccacgtgtcaatctgacattgtgccacgtggcagagacaatgtgatgtggcagtggcaatgccacgtgtcactattggatgtgaaaagtctccATGTAGTCCttctatttgttattttgtctcaatttggtcccaattttttttaaaactgaatcaatttcatccctatatcaaatttaatttttatataaattttacaatgatatttttattataattgatatttttaacaaaattaaatttatttaaatgtatattttgcattaaactttatttaaatattgtttcaaatatttatatatcaataatttatagacaaatattagaattgttataaatgttttttaaaattttatatttgaatttataaaatttttatttttaaaacaactctaacatttatctataaattatagatatataaatatttaaaacaaaatttaaataaatatcagtgcaaaatatatatttaaataaacttaattttgttaaaaatatcaactacaataaaaatatcattgttaaatttatttaaaaatcatatttgatacaaggatgaaattgattgagatcaaattgagacaaaataacaaatacagagagactaaattgagatctTTCACATCTAATAGTTACACGTGGCATTGCCATTGCCACATCAGATTGTCTTTGCCACGTgacacaatgtcagattgacacgtggcaattttattaaacaaaaatttaaaataattttaaaagaaattttaaaaattaaaaaaaaaacaaaaaaataataaaaaaaagccacatgttgacacgtgacacataatTAATATCGTTACTGTACAACTAACGAAAAAGAACTGATTGCAacgaatttttcaaaatagggactcaattgagtcaaataaaaattagaggacctacttgagatttcgctacaaaaTTGGGTACCTCTGAAATGATTTAACTTAACTTTTACTAATGAatactttcttttatattattttaagacaGTACAGttaacattattatatatttaattattttaaaattataattttaaattatattttataaatatttacagAATTAATAGTTTAACTAGTTATTGTATTTAGCacatattagaaatatttttaactaaacaagaaacttgtatttgttaaaatgtcaatgaaaaacacaattgacagcatgaaaaatgcatttaaagtaatatataaagttttaaaaataaaagcgaaattttttataatgatatacttatgtagaaaataaaaaataattaatttcatcacTACATATTATAGTTATGAGTCATGTTTTCTACGAGGATATcacaaaaaaatcatttaactgGCACATAAATATACTCTTATCCATAATTATCCATAATGgagacaaataatgaaaatacaTGTAacgataaatatttttattctctcaaAAGAATATTAGCTTTATTTAGAAAGGAAACATAGAACTAAatacacaaaataataattaatattataggaaaaatatttattttacattaaaatatatcacaAAAGTAGAATTAGAAATTAGAGGTGGCAAAACGGACCATCCCGACATGTTCTGATCAATTTCGTCTTTGGCTCGCCAAAAACCGGTCAGGTCAGACTGACCTGTCACTAGAAAAAAGATTGGACACTGTAACCCACCTTGTCTCAGGACGGGCCAACGGACTGGTTcgcaactttttttatttattttatttttcttttaacttaaatttttgtttataatattatatatataattgtttatataaaatataaaatttatttattttaattatttttaacttttaaacataaaaaatgggTTGGCGAACCAGGACGTGTTGACCCATCTTTGGCATGTCAGTTTAGTCCATCAATTTGgcatttttttactattttaaaatcattactttaaCATGCACTTAGTGAACAATAacaaaagatattatttttgtatgttaGAGTTGgataattcattattattatttttaaataattattatttatattttcataaatattaatgCATTCATCATTAATGAAGAGAATGAGAATGCAGTTGATATAGACTATTTCGGAtaggaaaaatataatatataaagagacaACAAAACATAGGTTTTTATACGGGTTATGATCTAATAATGCAAAGagataaacataaataatgatgttagttaattatttaaaaataatagatattaaTACTCTTTTTGCCTTATGTATCATTGTATTGTGTATTAAAATATGAGTATTATTgcaaaacttatttttttcgTAACAAGATGTTATGGTAAACAAGTTTTTTCTTGAAAagttttataatgaaaaatattttaatattgagtatatttagtttaatatattaagaaaaacttTGCTAACGAGTTGTTGTGAGcatgttgttattattattgtattgttGGGAAAAGTATAAATTTTTCGAAAATATTTCTTTGACACTCGTTATAAAATAAACGCTCATGTGACAACCtgttataatattatacataaaGGTATATTTGTCATAGTTAGAAAGGTaatataggaaaaaaatttGGTAGAGAGTGTAcgattaaaacaaattataattttctttaacaaGTTTATTGAGAGttgtttaattttagaaattgtttattacttaattagccttgaaattatttattatcttatttaatgaCAATGATGTTAAAGTGTGTGCTTAATGACAATGGGAGAAAAGGAGAGGAAAGTGGTTGCTTTTGTAACGTCCATTAAGTGTTGCTTTGGTGGGTGTCATTAATATGTTCCACAATTTCTTACCAAAGAAGATAAACACATTGTGCAAGTTGGTGACCATAGCAACCTTGTTGGAACATTAGATGCGAAGGTTATCTATGAGTTCATTTACCTCCATTTATTGTGATAAATTGTTTTAACAATTTTGAAGATAATATTGTCAGAGACGATAATGAAGAGGTTTCGAAAGTTAACCCTTTAAATTGATGATATTCCAAAAAAAGTAGTCATACTACAAAATGTAGATACTATGTATGGAATAGATTATGTTTTTGTAATGCCTTCTTGTGACAATAATAATGTTCCAATGTTTTATGTCGAAGAAGATAACATACATACACTTTTGTTAtgtgttttaataattttattacaaaaaatttaggATATTAACTTATCCTCGGGTGAGATTGAAATGTTTGATGTGTAGTGGATGACACATTATGTACAGACCAAGTAAGCGGTCTAACTATTGGTATGTGTTTTGATAGTGTTGATGAGGTAAAGACATATTATAGACAATATGCCATTTCCAAAGGATTTGGCGAgaactagaagttcaaagaaaggaaaagataAGGAATTAAGTTATTTCATGTTGGTTTATGCCAAAGCTGGAAAATATGCATTCTAAATTCCTAATGAGATTAAGACAAATCCAACATAAGCAACGAAATGTTCGGTGTGTATTTATGTTGGAAGGAAAGAAGGAAAGTGGTATATTATGTCGGTAAATGATATTCATTCTCATGACCTTAGCCCGCAAAATCTAGGATGTTTCAGAGGAACAGAAAAATAAATCTACAAGTTAACTGAAGTCTAAACATTAACGATGAGGCTGAGGttagaataaataagaattttcAGTCATTTGTTTGTGTTGCAGAAGGTTATGAGAACTTAGATTTCACGAAACAAGATGTCCGTAATTATGTGTGGAAGCAAAGAGGTGCTTTAACAAAAGAAGGCAATGGAAAGGTGTTGTCAACACATTTCTCGAAGATGAGGGAAATGAACAGAgattttttctttgatattGACATGGACGATGACAATCGTATTAAAAATGTCTTTTAGGCAAATGCTCAAAGTAGGGTTGCATGTgaatatttttgtgatgttaTCTCTTTTGATACAATATACCTCACCAATAAATATGGCATGCCTTTTGCATCGTTTGTGGGTGTCAACCATCATGGCCAATCTATTTTGCTGGGATGTGTTTGTTATTGTCTAAGGATACCAACTCATTTGTTTGAATATTCCAATCATGGCTTCAATGCATTTCTTACAAGGCTCCTAATGACATTGTGACCGATCAATGTAAAGTTATGAGGAATGTAATCCAATTTGTATTTTTCAATGTTCGACATAGATGATGTCTTTGGTACATCATGAAAAAGATACCTGACAAATTGTAAGGAGATGCACAATACAAACAGACCAAACACCAAATGAAGGTGATAATATATGACTTACCTACACAAGATGATTTTGTTTGTCATTGggataattttatttcaaagtttGGGTTGGAAGACAATGAATGGTTAACTTCGCCCTACAAGAAATGAGAACGATGGGTGTTTTGTTTCTTGAAAACCAAGTTTTAGGTTGGGATGTCAACAACACAGAGAAGTGAgagtatgaatatttttttttatggatatATAAATTCTCAAACAACTTTGCAACAATTTGTGCTTCAGTAGAACGATCCATTGCAACACAAGATTGAGAAGGAGCATGAGGGGACTTCATATTATCGAACAAAACTATTCCGTGTGGTTAACATTGATTGAGcaacattttcaaaatcaatatacACATGGTACGTTTGTTAAGGTTCGATTAGAATTTAGAAATGAATTGTGTTGTACAAGACATGATTGTTGAGGGTCAGTATTGTATATACACCGTTATGGAGGAGTGCATTCATAATGCATTGAGCCGGGAGAGGCTTTACATTGTTAAATTTAACCATGGAACAGTGAATGTATCACCCTTAACTTTTATATGTTGTGATATAAACTTAAAGCAATGTAGGGTGTAGAAAGTAAAAGCCTTGATATCTAATACATTGATAATGTCTCTTGATGACTAATTCATTGATGATACCTCCCAAGGTAAGTTTAGAAGAATTTATTTACCAGAGATTTCTTAATGGCTTAAGAATTCGTTCCAAAACTAGAATCATTCTCCAGAATGCTACCTCCAATACCAATTGAATATaaatcagaattacaaaacgaacattttttgttaacaatagtattaaaatagtttctaaaacACTACTGTAACATGAGAACGCACTAATGATAGtccataaattataatattaaacgACAAAAACATGGAGTGACAGGTCCAAGATGATAAATCTTTGTCCTAATACCTAAATTTGACTAAAATCTAGACAGTACTAACAATGGCACATGAGAACTTGTCTACTACAATATTCTCATTTCCTCTTCTTACTAGGTGGTTGAGGAGAttcctcttcctcctcttcttccttctcatcttcatcatcttcatcttcatcttcttcatcattatCGTCTTcgtcatcttcatcatcatcatcatccttgTCATCTTTCTTACCTCCAAAATTGGCCTCGGGATCCTCATCAGAATCATCTTCCTCCCCACCTTCATCACCAGAGAAATTCTCATCGTCGTCGtcatcatcttctccatcatcTATGTCATCTTCGTCTTCATCATCGCCATCATCATCTTCTGTATCGCTACCATCCTTATTTTCTTCACAAGTATGTTTTCTCTTGCATAGTTGATCAAAGGGAAACCTAaccaagaattttaaaaaataagtacaaTTGGACATTCCAAACCAAAACAAGGACAACACCATCGAGGAATATATGTTCACCATTACCTTCCATCAATTGGTGACACTAAGTTATCCACAGCTGTAAGAAGAGATCCAGTCTGAGgataaaacaaagaaattaaaactcTTTACATCAACACCAATGTAACAGTTTGTATACTGAACAAGTTACACTCTCACCCAACGAAAAATGGACCTGTAACAAAGcttatgataaaaaaacaaatgcGCAATTATACTACTTGATCTCAGCATTGGGGTTTGATAATCTGTACACAGCTTAAAGCATATGTGCAGTGATGCAGAATCAGTGTTCATAACGGGTAAGAATTCCAATAAAATTTATGGCAGAGCTCTCTACCTTAAGAAAGAAAAGAGGGACAAAGCAGGACATTGATACAGTGAATTATAGAGTTTATAAAGAAGCTAAAACTTCACAGATTGACAAGTTGAAACAGCAAAACCATATAACCATCAAGCATATGGTGCAGACATAATCAACTCAATACActgtttaagaaaattaaaaaccttcCAACCATAGCCAAACGTTTTGTTAGAATCCTTCTTGACATATTGTTAGACAAATTATCAGTGATAAAAGTAACATTAGAGATGAAAAAACAGCATGAACCACATAAAACATGTTGAGCAGCAGTATATAGTTCTATGCAAAACATTACTGAAAGGCAACAAAAACAGCAGCACGAGTGGTGTCAAAAACAAAGAGATCTAGCTTCATAAAGTGCCCTTTATTCATTCCTAGAATGAAAAATGTAATAATGAAGAATCAGTATACTAAGGGCAGTTTTCCTCCACTGTTCCAATATACAGGCTCTTTTCACCTACTCTTTctctaacaaaaacaaagttctacattttacaaaaaaacaaacaaaaatgtcCCAGAAGAAATACACAACCTGATTATCCTTACAAGAGGATCTAACACTGAAAGCATAAGGAACATTTCAGTGAATGACTTAAACTATAAACTGAAACACATGGAAAATTATGTAATCCCACATGAGCCAATAAAACTTATACTTGTAGCAAACATAGATAGGTTGGTGGGAATGTGAAccttaatgaaatttaaaaaataaaataaacttcttTGAAGAAAAGTAGTACCATGAAGAGAAAAGTGAAGAGAGATTTGACAGTGGTAAGAAGAGTATGAACCACCAAAGACTCCCCCAACACGTGCTCAAAGGTAGCAGACTGAACCTCCATTGTTTCTGCTACACCTCAAATTTGCTTTAGcattttttaactttgaaactcaaaatatatAGAGAGACAGGATACAAAAAACAATCTGCGGGAAATGGGGCTGGTCCCGTTAGGGTTTGGGATTCAAATTGATGTCACAGTTCCCAATTATTAGTTGCCACGTCATCTCTAGAAacatcatataattttaaaagtgagatacaaaaatattttagtacagaaaaaaataaattttgtattaaatatttgtcaTATTAAATCTGTGTCTATATTCATGTCGATATAagtatttcttttctttccaattttatttattaaataataatttttaaatttaaaataattattttattagtattattttttaagtgaatttttatttaaatttaatcatttttttctgatttgattgtatttttaaatttaactattttctaattaaaaacttacctataaaataaataaatattatttacaataaaatcataaaaaatattcatacttattttttataaatataataatatcaataataataatataaatttaattattttttgttattaaaagaaaaagttaaaacatatgtctatatttttttcatagtatatatctatatatttatatataattttttttgtcatttttaattttatccttcaaataattttcttttaaaatctgtaataatatataatttttttggatatttcacctttattttccaattttacaatattatttttaaatgaccgtttttttttaatttaataatttcttttatctgaacttttattaaatttaattattttttaattagaaaattacctatacaataaataactatttataatctacaataaaattataaaaattatttatatttaatgttataataataataattttattactttctatgatcataacaaaaataaacacacattttcactaattaatatatatatatatagatgattAGTTTTTTTACGTTCATATTTATTtcccaaatctttttaaaattcaaaatttttaaattaaaataataattttataaattttacctattaagtaacattttttatatgaacattttttaaacttaactatTAAGAATTATCTacagagtaaatataaataatttataataaaattataaaagttatttttatttaattttataatcataataacaataaattcgTTACTTTTtacaatcataaaaaaaaaatacatatgcttttgtataaaatatatttcaaatttttctttcattgaaAACTCGatgataaaattattcaaaatttgataacaaataaattaactaaaatcaattttataaaataaatagtgtccaaatttaaaattaaattataattttgttgatattaaataatttcgataaaaaaaataagatgcAATCTGGGACATtgcacaaataaataaataaattcttaaattaatgaatacataaaataaaatcagcTAAGAACAAACAAATTGTTCTTCTCAACGAACACATTATGGAAAACTTTTATAAGGTTGTTACTGTTATTAATTCACGAATGGACCTAACACAAATTATGATTGAAGATTTATTCAGACTGAAGATTCACTagcttcaattttaaaaattatttgattaatctCACATAAAGAACTTATGAATACATATTTCTATTGCTAATAAACTATCGCGATTGAAAAGGTCACTGATTTAGTaagatatat contains:
- the LOC114177476 gene encoding phosphopantothenoylcysteine decarboxylase subunit VHS3-like, whose product is MEVQSATFEHVLGESLVVHTLLTTVKSLFTFLFMTGSLLTAVDNLVSPIDGRFPFDQLCKRKHTCEENKDGSDTEDDDGDDEDEDDIDDGEDDDDDDENFSGDEGGEEDDSDEDPEANFGGKKDDKDDDDDEDDEDDNDEEDEDEDDEDEKEEEEEEESPQPPSKKRK